The following proteins come from a genomic window of Coffea arabica cultivar ET-39 chromosome 11c, Coffea Arabica ET-39 HiFi, whole genome shotgun sequence:
- the LOC113715960 gene encoding zinc finger BED domain-containing protein RICESLEEPER 2-like: MASKNLGIQLIVSGQQLDMWNSTYLMLDTAQRFERAFERFEEQDPYMLQELENLLTKSDWTKARFLVIFLENFYQLTVKVSSSKYVTSNKFFTDISHIHGILIEMTASDNDELSLMARSMKEKYDKYWGKIEKMNMLIFISSILDPRTKLEYLEFVVCQMYGESDGTTIAGLAKDAIFELFNEYKMLNTPASHAFSLSSDSPTSKITFHGHGDASKTITDRYKLEFKKRKMELGGRDAKSELEKYLNEDCEEGDERFDILLWWKANSLRFPILSKIARDVLVVPISTVASESAFSTGGRVLDTFRSSLTPRIVQELLKTGVEPTIIDL; encoded by the exons ATGGCATCAAAAAACTTGGGGATTCAGTTGATTGTATCAGGGCAGCAGTTAGATAT GTGGAATTCTACATATCTAATGCTAGACACAGCTCAAAGGTTTGAGCGAGCTTTTGAGAGGTTTGAGGAGCAGGATCCTTATATGCTTCAAGAGCTAGAAAATCTGCTAACAAAATCTGATTGGACAAAAGCTAGATTCttggtaatttttttggaaaacttttATCAGCTAACTGTGAAGGTTTCCAGTTCCAAATATGTGActtcaaataaatttttcacTGATATTAGTCACATTCATGGCATTTTAATTGAAATGACAGCAAGTGATAATGATGAATTGAGTTTAATGGCAAGATCAATGAAGGAGAAATATGATAAGTATTGGGGAAAGATTGAAAAGATGAATATGTTGATTTTTATTTCCTCCATTCTTGATCCTCGAACTAAACTTGAATACCTTGAATTTGTGGTTTGTCAAATGTATGGTGAGTCCGATGGTACAACAATAGCTGGCCTTGCAAAAGATGCAATTTTTGAGCTGTTTAATGAATACAAGATGCTCAACACACCTGCCTCTCATGCTTTTTCACTTTCAAGTGATTCTCCAACGAGTAAAATTACATTTCATGGACATGGGGATGCCTCTAAAACAATCACTGATAGGTACAAGTTGGAgtttaagaagagaaaaatggaactTGGGGGTAGGGATGCAAAATCTGAATTAGAGAAGTATTTGAATGAGGATTGTGAGGAAGGTGATGAGAGATTTGATATCTTGTTATGGTGGAAGGCCAATAGCCTTAGATTCCCAATCCTTTCCAAAATTGCTCGTGATGTGTTAGTAGTCCCAATTTCTACTGTGGCCTCCGAATCTGCTTTTAGTACCGGAGGTCGTGTTCTTGATACATTTAGGAGTTCTTTGACTCCTAGAATTGTACAAG AGTTGCTGAAGACCGGAGTTGAACCAACTATAATTGACCTTTGA